From a region of the Geothrix sp. 21YS21S-2 genome:
- a CDS encoding TolC family protein: MLRITPRDQDTGLTLVLEGKLAGPWVAELAQAWSSWQGRTDPARAVLDMQGVAFIDEAGRELLARIHGEGAGLVGSGCYVGPIIQSILNGGELGAAGVRFLWLPLLGLAAAGALAAAEPAVPLSLAQALDQALTRNPEIHKSLLNIAQSQDDRRLAASALMPSVEGVAAYSRTKQNLDSFLGIPSPGGPDVVGPFNAGQVGIRAEAPLFDLSLYQRWTASRHGEASAKAQSRVAREGIAALVVGQYLRTQRAAESVKAARSRVELAGALEKLAEDQQKNGLGTKLDTLRAQVQVQNERQRLIQAQTQVRTAQFGLVKLLDLEPSTNIVLTDPLTAPEAAAFTFQEAYGQGLAQRPEVAALDAREQAAMSLRDSARSLRLPSLVVTGSYASMGLSPSQPWVPTYTVGLGVKVPLFTGGRISAQTAKAKLELDRVAEERKEIRAQVGLEVQVAQAEMDSARSEVDVATQAVGLAQEALVQSRHRFEAGVSNNIEVINAQDELARAEDNRINALWRLNQSRADLAKAMGQLEPLFAGKRSR, from the coding sequence ATGCTTCGAATCACACCCAGGGACCAGGACACCGGACTCACCCTGGTTCTGGAAGGCAAGTTGGCCGGCCCATGGGTGGCCGAACTGGCCCAGGCCTGGAGCAGCTGGCAGGGGCGCACCGATCCCGCCAGGGCGGTGCTGGACATGCAGGGCGTGGCCTTCATCGACGAGGCCGGCCGCGAGCTGCTGGCCCGCATCCACGGCGAAGGCGCCGGGCTGGTGGGCTCGGGCTGCTACGTGGGCCCCATCATCCAGTCCATCCTGAACGGCGGGGAACTGGGCGCCGCGGGCGTGCGCTTCCTGTGGCTGCCCCTGCTGGGGCTGGCCGCCGCCGGGGCCCTGGCCGCCGCCGAGCCCGCCGTGCCCCTGAGCCTGGCCCAGGCCCTGGACCAGGCCCTCACCCGCAACCCCGAGATCCACAAGTCGCTCCTCAACATCGCCCAGAGCCAGGACGACCGGCGCCTGGCGGCGTCGGCCCTGATGCCTTCCGTCGAAGGGGTGGCGGCCTACAGCCGCACCAAGCAGAACCTGGACTCCTTCCTGGGCATCCCCAGCCCGGGCGGACCCGACGTGGTGGGGCCCTTCAACGCGGGCCAGGTGGGCATCCGCGCCGAGGCCCCGCTGTTCGACCTGAGCCTCTACCAGCGCTGGACGGCCAGCCGCCACGGCGAGGCCTCCGCGAAGGCCCAGTCCCGGGTGGCGCGGGAGGGCATCGCCGCCCTGGTGGTGGGCCAGTACCTGCGCACCCAGCGGGCCGCGGAATCCGTGAAGGCCGCCCGGAGCCGGGTGGAGCTGGCCGGCGCCCTGGAGAAGCTCGCCGAGGACCAGCAGAAGAACGGGCTGGGCACGAAGCTGGACACCCTCCGGGCCCAGGTGCAGGTGCAGAACGAGCGCCAGCGGCTCATCCAGGCCCAGACCCAGGTCCGCACCGCCCAGTTCGGGCTGGTCAAGCTCCTGGACCTGGAGCCCTCCACGAACATCGTGCTCACGGATCCCCTCACGGCTCCCGAAGCCGCGGCCTTCACCTTCCAGGAGGCCTACGGCCAGGGCCTCGCCCAGCGGCCCGAGGTGGCGGCCCTGGACGCCCGGGAGCAGGCCGCCATGAGCCTTCGCGATTCGGCCCGCAGCCTGCGCCTGCCCTCCCTGGTGGTCACGGGGTCCTACGCGTCCATGGGCCTGTCCCCCAGCCAGCCCTGGGTGCCCACCTACACCGTGGGCCTGGGGGTCAAGGTGCCGCTGTTCACCGGCGGCAGGATCTCCGCCCAGACCGCCAAGGCCAAGCTCGAGCTGGACCGGGTCGCCGAGGAGCGCAAGGAGATCCGGGCCCAGGTCGGCCTCGAGGTCCAGGTGGCCCAGGCCGAGATGGACTCGGCCCGCAGCGAGGTGGACGTCGCCACCCAGGCCGTGGGCCTGGCCCAGGAGGCCCTGGTCCAGTCCCGCCACCGCTTCGAAGCCGGCGTGAGCAACAACATCGAGGTCATCAACGCCCAGGACGAGCTGGCCCGGGCGGAAGACAACCGCATCAACGCCCTTTGGCGCCTGAACCAGTCCCGCGCGGACCTGGCCAAGGCCATGGGCCAGCTGGAACCCCTCTTCGCCGGAAAACGGAGCCGATAA
- a CDS encoding HlyD family secretion protein, with product MSETTEQTPKKDRTRMALMTAGVLAVLVAGGMGWHYRDRVSTDDAQVDGHLVPVSCKVNGSVEKVLVEDNQAVKAGDVLVQLDARDLQARVDQARAALAQAEAQVVSSHADTDKARSSYDQARSSDLQVAEANLEASRSTLATAKADLERTRPLAERQEISAQAFDAYRNRFEVADSQYKAAERRLASVRQESDIRRAGLGAQEARTVQAKAGILAAKANLEALELQLSYTRITAPVDGVVTRKSVELGQIIQPGQGLLTLVPLHQTWITANFKETQLRKVRAGMEAEVTVDMNGIVLHGTVDSIAASTGSRLSLLPPENAVGNFVKVVQRIPVKIKLDAKDAANVTLRPGMNVDATILTR from the coding sequence ATGAGCGAGACGACCGAACAGACCCCCAAGAAGGACCGCACCCGCATGGCGCTCATGACCGCCGGCGTCCTCGCCGTGCTGGTGGCCGGCGGCATGGGGTGGCACTACCGGGACCGCGTCTCCACCGACGACGCCCAGGTCGACGGCCACCTCGTGCCCGTCTCCTGCAAGGTCAACGGCAGCGTGGAGAAGGTCCTGGTGGAGGACAACCAGGCCGTGAAGGCCGGGGACGTCCTGGTGCAGCTGGACGCCCGGGACCTGCAGGCCCGCGTGGACCAGGCCCGGGCCGCCCTCGCCCAGGCCGAGGCCCAGGTGGTCTCGTCCCACGCCGACACCGACAAGGCGCGCAGTTCGTACGACCAGGCCCGCAGCTCGGACCTGCAGGTGGCCGAGGCCAACCTGGAGGCGAGCCGTTCCACCCTGGCCACGGCCAAGGCCGACCTGGAGCGCACCCGTCCCCTGGCCGAGCGCCAGGAGATCTCCGCCCAGGCCTTCGACGCCTACAGGAACCGCTTCGAGGTGGCCGACAGCCAGTACAAGGCCGCGGAGCGCCGCCTCGCCAGCGTCCGCCAGGAGTCCGACATCCGCCGCGCCGGGCTGGGCGCCCAGGAGGCCAGGACCGTCCAGGCCAAGGCCGGCATCCTCGCCGCCAAGGCGAACCTGGAAGCCCTGGAGCTCCAGCTCTCCTACACCCGCATCACCGCCCCCGTGGACGGCGTGGTCACCCGCAAGTCCGTGGAGCTGGGCCAGATCATCCAGCCCGGCCAGGGGCTGCTCACCCTCGTGCCGCTGCACCAGACCTGGATCACCGCCAACTTCAAGGAGACCCAGCTGCGCAAGGTCCGCGCCGGCATGGAGGCCGAGGTCACGGTGGACATGAACGGCATCGTCCTCCACGGGACCGTGGATTCCATCGCCGCCTCCACGGGATCCCGCCTGTCCCTGCTGCCCCCCGAGAACGCCGTGGGCAACTTCGTCAAGGTCGTCCAGCGCATCCCCGTGAAGATCAAGCTGGACGCCAAGGACGCCGCCAACGTCACGCTGCGCCCCGGCATGAACGTCGACGCCACCATCCTCACCCGCTGA